In Miscanthus floridulus cultivar M001 chromosome 5, ASM1932011v1, whole genome shotgun sequence, one genomic interval encodes:
- the LOC136453937 gene encoding uncharacterized protein, whose amino-acid sequence MTGTGGGGEHYSRRVRELCALLLTIVSPAPGPGQPVSMSPAAAASMLLGASVALMLCGSVTFALGLLLMPWVAGLALLFGFAGAVNTLSSGLFLCNNSKQPPAAAAVPCKHPRGRIVGPPAPTPVIGSDALVA is encoded by the coding sequence ATGACGggtaccggcggcggcggcgagcactACTCGCGGCGGGTCCGCGAGCTCTGCGCGCTGCTCCTCACCATCGTCTCCCCCGCGCCGGGACCGGGGCAgccggtgtcgatgtcgccggcagcggcggcgtccATGCTCCTCGGCGCGTCGGTGGCGCTCATGCTGTGCGGCTCCGTCACCTTCGccctcggcctcctcctcatgCCCTGGGTCGCCGGCCTCGCGCTCCTCTTCGGCTTCGCCGGCGCCGTCAACACCCTGTCCTCGGGGCTCTTCCTCTGCAACAACAGCAAGCAGCcccccgccgccgcggcggtCCCCTGCAAGCACCCGCGGGGACGGATCGTCGGGCCCCCGGCCCCAACCCCAGTGATCGGCTCCGACGCGCTCGTCGCCTAG
- the LOC136453938 gene encoding uncharacterized protein, with amino-acid sequence MNYAGMNYADRGGMNAAGSSSMSPRPGTDWGPIIVAVILFVVLSPGLLFQLPSRTRVVEFGNMATSAIAILVHAVIFFCLLTIFVVAIGIHVYAA; translated from the coding sequence ATGAACTACGCGGGCATGAACTACGCGGACAGAGGAGGCATGAACGCCGCGGGCAGCAGCAGCATGTCGCCACGGCCGGGCACGGACTGGGGCCCCATCATCGTGGCGGTGATCCTCTTCGTGGTGCTCTCGCCGGGTCTGCTGTTCCAGCTCCCCTCGCGGACGCGGGTCGTCGAGTTCGGCAACATGGCCACCAGCGCCATCGCCATCCTCGTCCACGCCGTCATCTTCTTCTGCCTCCTCACCATCTTCGTCGTCGCCATCGGCATCCACGTCTACGCCGCGTAG
- the LOC136453939 gene encoding CBS domain-containing protein CBSCBSPB1-like, whose product MDGGAGAGAGRRSVCSSSGSRRRIPPAENGHGHDSPPPSRRSSVSLSRGHSTSLTGERTVKRLRLSKALTIPDHTTVHEACRRMASRRVDAVLLTDSNALLCGILTDKDITTRVIARELKMEETPVSKVMTRNPVFVLADTLAVEALQKMVQGKFRHLPVVEHGEVIAILDIAKCLYDAIARMERAAEKGKAIAAAVEGVEKHWGAAVSGPNNFIETLRERMFKPSLSTIISENPKVVTVAPSDTVLTASKKMLELKVSSAVVAIENKPGGILTSRDILMRVIAQNLPPESTTVEKVMTQSPECATVDMPILDALHTMHDGKFLHLPVLDRDGNVVTVVDVLHITHAAIATVGNSGAAGSEATSAMMQRFWDSAMSIGPLDDDDDSRSEGSTKLASEATDIGRSAFFPASGLSNTFGFKIQDKQGRMHRFNCETSSLTDLITSILQRVGDDIDRKHLPQILYEDEDHDKVILSSDSDLIAAVDHARQIGWKSLRLHLDYAGAGRRKRGGGSSDFEYAGKDAWASAYSAVAAGAALVAGLGVMAYLKRSG is encoded by the exons atggacggcggcgcgggcgccggcgccggccggaGGAGCGTCTGCTCATCCTCCGGATCCAGGAGGAGAATCCCGCCCGCGGAGAACGGGCACGGCCATGACTCCCCGCCGCCCTCCAGGCGCTCCTCCGTCTCCCTCTCCCGCGGCCACTCCAC GTCACTGACCGGCGAGAGGACTGTGAAAAGGCtgaggttgtccaaggcgctgaCGATACCGGATCACACTACTGTGCACGAGGCTTGTCGGAGGATGGCATCACGCAGGGTGGATGCCGTGTTGCTGACCGACTCCAATGCTTTGCTCTGTGGGATCCTTACCGACAAG GACATAACCACAAGGGTGATTGCTCGTGAGTTGAAGATGGAAGAGACACCGGTCTCCAAGGTCATGACCAGAAACCCTGTATTTGTTCTCGCGGACACGCTTGCAGTTGAGGCGTTGCAAAAGATGGTGCAAG GTAAGTTCAGACATCTGCCTGTTGTGGAGCATGGTGAAGTCATTGCAATTCTGGACATAGCCAAGTGCCTATATGATGCTATTGCACGGATGGAAAGGGCCGCGGAGAAAGGAAAAGCAATTGCCGCTGCTGTTGAGGGTGTTGAAAAGCATTGGGGAGCAGCTGTATCTG GTCCTAACAATTTTATTGAGACTCTTCGAGAACGGATGTTTAAGCCATCACTGTCTACCATTATCTCTGAGAATCCAAA AGTGGTCACTGTTGCACCATCAGACACAGTTTTGACAGCATCAAAGAAGATGCTGGAATTAAAAGTGAGTTCAGCAGTTGTAGCAATTGAAAACAAACCTGGGGGAATTCTAAC ATCTAGGGATATATTGATGCGTGTTATTGCCCAAAATCTTCCTCCTGAGTCCACTACAGTCGAGAAG GTCATGACTCAGAGTCCTGAATGTGCCACAGTGGACATGCCAATCCTTGATGCTCTTCACACAATGCATGATGGAAAATTTTTACATTTGCCTGTTCTGGACAGGG ATGGAAATGTTGTGACTGTTGTTGATGTTCTTCACATAACTCATGCTGCAATTGCTACG GTTGGAAACAGCGGGGCAGCTGGATCCGAGGCAACATCTGCCATGATGCAGAGGTTCTGGGATTCAGCAATGTCCATTGGACctcttgatgatgatgatgactccagAAG TGAAGGATCGACAAAACTGGCATCTGAGGCAACAGATATAGGAAGATCAGCCTTCTTTCCAGCTTCTGGTTTATCAAACACTTTTGGGTTCAAGATTCAGGACAAGCAAGGGAGGATGCACAGATTTAACTGTG AAACAAGCAGCTTGACAGACCTGATAACTAGCATTCTTCAGAGGGTCGGCGATGACATTGACAGAAAACACCTGCCACAAATTTTG TATGAAGATGAGGACCATGATAAGGTCATACTTTCGTCAGACAGTGACCTTATAGCCGCTGTAGACCATGCAAGACAGATCGGTTGGAAG AGCCTAAGGTTGCACTTGGATTACGCCGGTGCTGGCCGCCGGAAGAGAGGGGGTGGTTCTTCAGACTTCGAGTACGCTGGCAAGGACGCATGGGCTTCTGCGTACAGTGCTGTCGCGGCTGGGGCGGCTCTGGTTGCTGGGCTCGGCGTGATGGCATACTTGAAACGGTCAGGATAA